One part of the Rutidosis leptorrhynchoides isolate AG116_Rl617_1_P2 chromosome 1, CSIRO_AGI_Rlap_v1, whole genome shotgun sequence genome encodes these proteins:
- the LOC139867978 gene encoding uncharacterized protein At5g01610-like, with the protein MATSHVSLVLLALLAFSASASAIPTIYEILTQYGFPVGVLPDSVTSYVADEATGTFEIYLAKSCTVKYDYLVSFDTKITGKISYGHITELKGLKAQSLWFWLTVDEIKVDTASLQFTLGLVKVNIDIAEFETIPTCKANSLAANCNHRYNLINPLPSSVELVDKVTN; encoded by the exons ATGGCCACTTCTCATGTATCTCTAGTCCTCCTAGCCCTACTCGCATTCTCGGCTTCGGCCTCTGCGATCCCTACCATCTACGAAATCCTAACCCAGTACGGATTTCCTGTGGGTGTCTTACCAGATTCAGTCACATCTTACGTTGCAGATGAAGCAACTGGCACCTTTGAAATTTACCTTGCGAAATCATGTACTGTTAAGTACGATTACCTCGTTTCCTTTGACACTAAGATCACCGGAAAGATCAGCTATGGTCATATTACCGAGTTGAAAGGCCTTAAGGCTCAATCGTTGTGGTTTTGGTTAACTGTCGACGAAATTAAAGTCGATACCGCTAGTCTACAATTCACTCTTGGCCTTGTCAAAGTTAATATTGATATTGCTGAATTCGAAACCATTCCAACTTGCAAAGCTAACTCACTTGCTGCCAACTGCAATCATCGATACAACCTTATTAATCCG CTTCCATCGAGCGTGGAACTAGTCGATAAAGTGACCAACTAG